CTTTATATTAGCACAAGCTATAGGTCGTTGGGGAAACTTTTTTAATAGTGAAGCTCATGGTGGCATAGTATCCTACGAGTTTATATCTCATTTTCCAAAGTTTATTCAAAATGGAATGTATATAGATGGTTTTTACTATCATCCTACATTCTTATATGAATCTATTTGGAATATAGTAGTATTAATCATTTTATTATTAATAACTAGAAAACATCTTGCAAAAGGATCTATATTCTACTTGTATTTAATTTTTTATTCACTAGGAAGATTTTTTATAGAAGGACTTAGAACTGATAGCTTAATGCTAGGTTCACTTAGAATGGCTCAAGTTATAAGTTTAGTATTTATAATTTTAGGAATTATTCTAATTATTAAATCAAACATAAAAAATAAATCTACTTTTAAACAATAAACGAAAACTGTTAATAAACTATAATTTATTAACAGTTTTCATTTATTTTAACCTACTATATTAATTATTTTTAACCTACTATT
This Clostridium novyi NT DNA region includes the following protein-coding sequences:
- the lgt gene encoding prolipoprotein diacylglyceryl transferase, with protein sequence MNPVAFEIFGLEIRWYGILICMGIILAYGLAYKRSKIYNIDFDKLTDVFIVALPFSILCARLYYVIFNWSYYGANPSHILYIREGGLAIHGGLIGAVISGYLMSRYRKLNFLDLIDTVAPCFILAQAIGRWGNFFNSEAHGGIVSYEFISHFPKFIQNGMYIDGFYYHPTFLYESIWNIVVLIILLLITRKHLAKGSIFYLYLIFYSLGRFFIEGLRTDSLMLGSLRMAQVISLVFIILGIILIIKSNIKNKSTFKQ